atacatgaaatacaCAGCcgcacaataaaaaagaaaaaatagtgaGCTGGATATTCAAAGCAGAAATCATTTCTTACCATTCTCGGTAGATTTCTTCTCTTGCTTGGAAGAGCTGTAATGGAAAATTGGAACACTAAGCATCCTGTTTGTATGGTAGAAAAGGAACCCAAAGAAGGTTATAGAGAGGCGTGACCAGTTACAAGTGCAGTTGTCTATAGCAACCAACTACAGCTTAGTTTGGATCAGTCTAATGCAATTTAGTTCAGTCATGTGCTCCTACAATTGTGCAGTTTAGAATCTACCTTTAAAAATCTGTCCCTGTAGCTTCAGGATTTACTACAGACGAGAGCCCTAGACAATACAGAAAACCTAGAAAAGTTTGTGAAAGAGGTTGATCAACTTACTgctaactttaaaggagaaggaaaggtaaaaactaaggtctatgtaaatacagccataagcactcactaaaaagctgcactgagtcctaaGTAAAAAGAGACACcacattcattcattttattctgtatacatgattttctgtgtcagacttccttctctcagtttgctcctccctccccctcccattcctcctctctccccctcccttttctcctctctccccctcccatttctcctttcaccccctcccttctctgctgtgtaatctaagTTTAAAGCTGTCCCAGAAGCAATGTGCAGGAACagtgaagtcagaccaaactaaaatggcagctgctatcttaaacgtACAGTGAgagcttctaaggctgtttacttaggtacggtaaagctttctgcagaataaatatagcgttatATCCTtactataattatattataatattatatagacTGACCTACTCTAAGCAATCTTTCAAATGGTCTACTAATTATTTTTAATGGCTTTGTATGgtttctgatttatttatttatgatttgtCTTCCCGGAATGCAGCTAAAATGCTATCttgttgtcagggtcactgacccctgcaaaAAAACTGACTGACTGAGTGGCTTTACTTTAATTTATATTCTTATTTtgtactgtctatctatctattcaatcCTACTATTTTTAGACCCAGTAACCAAATTACCagatttaaagggatggttcacccttaagttaacttttagtaagttacaaaatggccatttctaagcaactcttcaactggtcttcattattgatttttttttatagtttttaaaatatttgcaatcTTCTGTCTctctccagctttaaaatgggggtcactgaccccggcagccaaaaactattgctctgtgaggctacaattttattacttatttttctaggtctactcctattcatatacagtatgagtctctcattcaaaccacttcctggttagtATGGTagtatggaccctagcaaccagaaagctgttgaaattccaagctgaagagctgccgaacaaaaagtaaaataattaaacaattaaaaataataaaaaatgaagaccagttgcaaactgtcccacaatatcactctctacattataccaaaagttaactcaaagatcaAGAACCCCTTTAAATCCCAGTTCTGAAAACCacagcacaaaaataaaaaagtaattgaaagaataccccccccccctcatatgATGACCTCTTTCTGTTTCATGTGTAGGTAGCACTTACCTGTGACGTCTTCGTATGCCGAGCAGGAAAATTAATGCAGCGACTAGAGCAATAACAAGTATGATAGCAATCGCAATGCCAGCTATAGGCCCTGGTCCAATGGGATTGTCACTGGGGTTATAatctgaaagaaagaaaaaatgatattttcaAACATTTGAACAATGATATTTTTGCTTTCATGCCCGCTATTTATACATAGTGGTACAGGTGGTACAGTACAATCTTGGAAAAAGAAGGATGGTGCTTACTAGAGAATGTTAGTAAGAAGGAAATAGAAAAAGGTGTGGTTTAGTGGATTAGGGGTGTGGCTAGACATAGCCTAGCGAAATATGGGTGTGGCCGATAATCCACAATGATGTTTTGCATAAAGTTAATCTAAAATCCATAAGCCATAAATGTGATCTCCTGCCTAATTATCTTCTAGTAAAATATATATCCTTATGGCTTAGGGGGGCACTAGGCATTTACCTCTTTTGCTTATCCCTAGCTCCTGGCGTTCTTTAACTTTAGTGAAAGCCGACTGTGGGGGAGGGCGATTAAACAAGCTCTGAGCAAGGGGGGGATTTGGCACAATGTCACCCCCTACTCATTCCCCACTCCGCATCTGGCATGCAAGGGTGGGAACCATCGGGGGTTCAACTCGAGCTTACCTTATTTGAAATTTATGACAAAATGCACTGAAAGTAACATTTCTCAGTAAGGTGAATGataaaaagcaaatgtaaatataaacaCATGTCAGTTGCTCAGTATACTTATCACTGCccaatattttttaataaggTCGAGGATCATTAAAAATCCATCccaggagcaacacaagcataaacacagttcttggggtgccaaataaggccaattattggctatttggtagcctctatgtggactgacagcctgccatcaagtcaggaattaaaaaaaaacacccactttgagacccctgagagcaacatccaaggggttggtgagcaacatgttggagaTCATTGCAACAGAGATCTTTACTTCCTTTGGATTACTATACCTTAAATTTGCGAAAACATTAAAACTAGGGATGTACAGAACCCAGTATTTTGGGTTCTGCCAAACCGCCGAATccaaccgaatccgaattagcatatgttaattaggatacTGTAGGGCTtaaaatttaataaataataaatttccCCCCCCTAacctttaacccttccaaatgctaattcgAAGATGCTAATTTATGTTAATTatgattcggattcggttcggccaggaccgcggattcggccaaaaccgaaccctgctcaaaaaggccgaatcctagccaaataccgaacttaatcctggattcggtgcatccctaattaacacattgttattattaattaaaattttgaattatctgcttcaaattagggcttatttatatcTGCAAATACAGGGAGAAAAGTGCAATATCAagtgcaatcgccatgttttttcccacaatacagtttttttccccagaattacaGCGTAATTGTGGTAGCAAGGGGACATTGGGGTATATATTGGGTATATATTTCctatgtgtaagaaatggagagagGAAGTTCGctgtcacgaaacgcgtaagacctcaagctgtgttttttagatgtgcaaataaaggttgattgattttaatatcacctgttgcggcttttttatgctgacctggagtgcactaccaatgtgtgaagttttgtagCAAGGGGACATTGTGCCTGATGCAGCTGCGCTACTACTTtcgcaattgtgtctgattcatgAAACTGAATGCAACAGTTCTCACTTCTGTGCTGAAGCACAAAAATTTTTTGATGTTCGGTGTATGAGCAACATCTGTGCAGGTTGTTTACGCACAAGTGTACTGCACCTATTGGCGCTGTGTGCTAAGGAAAGCTGGAGCCACCCCTTGGTCAGAAGGTTACAGAAGCCCCAGGGTTCCCATGCGTCAATAGGCCCAGCAGCGCTCAAACCGATATTAAATCCAGGAAGGACTGCGCAGCGTCAAgaacaactatacggaagtgcaaagaGCGCATTTTGAAGTACCTATAGCGAATGGGGATTAACGCACAACTCACTGCGCGAAAAAGGGTGGGAGCGCAAAGTAAATGACTTTTATGGACTCTATGGCagatgccttcctgtaattctggataatcggtttcaGGATAACAAAAACAGAAACATAATTGGAAAACAAAACCAGAAAATAAATATGATGAAGTTTAATGATTTAATCTGCTCATTATAACAATGATGATGACAATGACCACCCAGGACAAAGTAATGCCGCATCTTACACAAACTCAATACACAAACTGTATTAATAAAGCAACATAATGATGTCAAAAAAGGTGGCTGGCAGGCAGGCAAATAATATTAAACTTCCCTGTATATAATCCTTCTAATTAAACTACAATATGATACAATTACAGTAAGGCTGCTGCCCCACAGAGCAAGTTCATTGCCCACGCTAGATCTCTGCTATTGGAGGAAACAAAGTGCTCCGAAATgcatttccaccagcaacaataggagtcgctggagGAAAGGCCTATGTATTGCTTCGGAAAGCCAAAGAGGCACATCCACCCGCAACTCCTGTTGTTACCGGTGGAATGCAGGCGCATcaaatagcagagatctatcatgggcgactaactcgctccgtgggcaTTAGCGTACGTGTAGCTCACAGACAACAGATTACATCCCAGAAAAGAACTATGGTAAATCTTTAAATGTAACAGAAATTAGTAAtcaaaaaggaataatttatatttttatgtttgaatTGAACTAATGATATCTCAACTGCACAAACAACTGGTCATGTAGTTAATTACATCAGTTGCATCAATTACAGTTACATGGAACATGTAAAATAATACAACCAATGTAAAAGTACACACATGTGAAAGGCAGATGGTTACCCTTACAGATTGTACGTTTAATACAATTAAACTtaaatatactatttatatataataaatattacattttattttttgcattatggAAAGTCACagtatatttaaaggggtggttcacatttaagtatGCTATACAATGgccttttcctagcaactttgcaatttcttctcatttatgttttattgtcttTTAATTATTCTTCTTTCTATGcttcagtttttaaatgggggccactgaccctgaaagctaaaaaactattgctctgtgaggctacaaatgtattattattgttactttttattctttatctttctactcagttcCTCTCTTACTCATatcccagtctttcattcaaaccactgcctggttgctaaggtaaacaagaccctagcggcgagatagctgctaaaattccaattggtagagctgctgaataaaaagctaaatcaatgaaaacccacacacacaaaaaaaaatgaacaaatgaaTTACAAAGGTGAGCTATACATTTCTGAGATAATGAAAGGTCAGTAAAAGTGTGGCATTGAGAGCCACTGGAGTTATACACAATTCTTTGCCACTATAATTTGTCAGACAACTTCAGTGGGTCAAGGTATATCGAGCACAGTTTCCAATAAAAACCCAATATGAGGTATGAGCCTGGTGTAAAAAATTGaggtatttataaatacactatATTATGCCAATTAGCCCTTTGTAATCAGTGATTTTAGTGATCATCCTTATATGCATAGGGATAACAACAGAGCTTTAGGGTCGTGGCaggcagggagattagtcgcccgcaatcgCATACGcagtgccttgagaggaaacttctgagatttcggcgccgtgtatgcgatcccaccagcaatttacattctcacaAGAGGCAtcgcattttggggagattagtcgcccgcaacaagggagatttgtcgcgggcgactaatcttcctgtctgccatggcccttagggtgaagacacacagagctactagtatcagctacttgtcatggctactaaaatagacaatgctgatcacttactgataattatctctatgtgtgttttagcagagacagttaTTGTCAATATTGTCAATggaaggggattttctggagttcagtagctgTGTGCTAACCTtagaactacaggtataggatttctTATCTAGactgctttggacctggggttttccagctaaGGGATCTTTGTATAATGTgggtctctataccttaagtctgctaaaaaatcatgtaaagatTAAACAaagccaatatggatttatgcagcttagttactacagagaaaatggaaagcatttttaaacattagatttgctaaaaatggagtcaatgagagatggccttcctgtaactcaGAGCTTTAAGGATATCGGGTTCcagaataagggatcccatacctgtacactgttTGTTTTACACTATTACTGTGTACTTTACACACCTTTATAGCAAATGCCTCTATAAGTGCCTGGCTGGAGCCTGTGTATCTTTTCTGTATACATGCTGTGTATTTGCTAAAGGGCAGTGCCGGGTATCAGACTTACCATTCACAGACACATATACAGAGGTTTCCCGCGAGAGCTTTGTCACTGAATTAGTCCCTATACAGGTATAATTTCCTGCACTCTCAGGTGTGGCCTGTTGGATGTACAGGGTGTTAGTCTGTGATTCCAAATTAGTCCCATTGAATTTCCACTGGTAGGTTGGTGCAGGAACAGAATCAGCAGAACATTCTAATGAGGTGGAGTACCCAGAAGTCACTTGTAGTGTTCCTTTAATTTTCAGATTTTCTGGGCCATCTGCAATAAGAAGAGACCCACATATAATAAAACAAGTGGAACAAGGTGAAATGAGGTACAACTCCCATATATTAGAAATAAGCACAGAATATGAGTGAAATGGTGAAAGTATCACTATATACCACTCATCAACTCTTCAGATTCAGAGAACTGGGTGCTTTAATAGCAACGGCTCAAAATGACGAATGGTAAGTTTGAGAGTTAAGCAGCTCAGTAGTACCTTAAAATCCTGGTCATACCAGCCAGGTAATAGAAATGGAATATCAAAGCATGAAGAAGGGAGTTCTCAACCTTTCATAAACTTCCCACTTAATACCTAAGTTGCAAAATGTAAGATGCCTTTAAGGTGCTTCTGCTTGATAAGCTACTCATTCTACTCATCAGCTGACTCCATAGGCTTCTTATAGAGTCATTAGCACAAACGAATTGCTGTCTTACTGGACAAGGCACTAAACCTACTAGGGTCTGGGCATATTCCCTGGTCATGAGAGAAAAGCTCTATAAATATAACACTTGTGTATTCGGCCACATAAACctataatataaatgttaataaatgtctaataaaaatgttttttgtgctaCTGAATGTATTGACTCTGTGGTTTGATTAACTATACTGGATGATTCCTATTAATTCCTTTTCATATTCTTGAATTACTGGCTTAATATTTCTAAAATTCTAATGCAAGGAGCAGTGCATACATGTGTTCTGGATGAGTTGtgcaggggtacagggggcacaggggtacagTGTTGTATATTTTTGCATGAGCTATAGGAGTCAGTAACATTTTCACTGAATATAGAGAAACCAAAGCAAGAAGTCaattaatgtaatgtaactgcaaaccatttttgtgaattgtttatatgtacatgttaactgttctgtctctattctgtaaagcgctgcgtaaactgatggcactatataaataataataataattattattatttaggttcTAAAATCAAACAGTCATTACTTACAGTTTACAGTTAATGTGTAGGGATCACTGATAATCTTACTGACGGCATTTGAAGCCTCACATCGATATTGGCCGGTATCTGAGCGAGAGATCCTGGGGAAAGTGAGAGTCCTGTTATCTGCAGACAGAGTCAGCCCGGGAGGGAGAGGGACACCATTCTTGCTCCAAAGGATCTGTTCTGCATTATTTGCACTGCATGTGAGGGTGACTGGCTGATTCTCCTGGGGTTCCTTATTGTCTGTGCTGATCCCTGAGGAACTGACAGGCTCTGTAGGTACAAACAGCACAAGACTATCAAATCATAGTGGGAGAACACATTAAGGATTTAGGAAAAAGATAATTTTATTAACTGCACAACAACCAAAtcaaataaaacatgtttataaACATATAAT
The sequence above is a segment of the Xenopus tropicalis strain Nigerian chromosome 7, UCB_Xtro_10.0, whole genome shotgun sequence genome. Coding sequences within it:
- the ceacam8l gene encoding carcinoembryonic antigen-related cell adhesion molecule 8, encoding MFGCRHLLTQCCWMLAVSLSAWMDGAHGIGVQLIPQYPVVSQSVTLSVTGVTGTIRQFSWYKGSSADTNNQIFSVIPSANSVTKGPQYFPRANWLPNGSLQISGLVPTDQGNYTVLMYTAESTTQDTVSLPVYEPVSSSGISTDNKEPQENQPVTLTCSANNAEQILWSKNGVPLPPGLTLSADNRTLTFPRISRSDTGQYRCEASNAVSKIISDPYTLTVNYGPENLKIKGTLQVTSGYSTSLECSADSVPAPTYQWKFNGTNLESQTNTLYIQQATPESAGNYTCIGTNSVTKLSRETSVYVSVNDYNPSDNPIGPGPIAGIAIAIILVIALVAALIFLLGIRRRHSSSKQEKKSTENGHTSAQGIEMDESTLQYSSIDFSAQRGLQRNEHVVPDNTVYAEVRRQ